One Mangifera indica cultivar Alphonso chromosome 4, CATAS_Mindica_2.1, whole genome shotgun sequence genomic region harbors:
- the LOC123215097 gene encoding MLP-like protein 43 has translation MAQSGQLEIDLEIQAPTENFYHVFKIQCQHLPSISSDHVKGVDLHEGEWGKDGSVKTWKYTVGGKEESYKEKIFFDDEKKLVTFVGLHGHVFKNYKSWKNIFQATPKDEKSCVVKHILEYEKLNETVSEPHEYLDFMVKITQDIAAHLGKQA, from the exons ATGGCTCAGAGTGGACAGCTTGAGATTGATTTAGAAATCCAAGCGCCTACTGAAAACTTCTACCACGTTTTCAAAATCCAATGCCAACATCTTCCCAGTATCTCTTCTGACCATGTGAAGGGAGTCGATTTGCATGAAGGAGAGTGGGGCAAGGATGGCTCCGTCAAGACCTGGAAATACACTGTTG GAGGAAAAGAGGAGAGCTATAAGGAGAAGATTTTCTTTGATGACGAAAAGAAACTGGTAACTTTTGTGGGGTTGCATGGACATGTGTTCAAGAATTACAAGAGCTGGAAGAATATATTTCAGGCCACTCCAAAGGATGAAAAAAGCTGCGTCGTTAAACATATTCTGGAATATGAGAAACTGAATGAGACTGTTTCAGAGCCACATGAATACCTAGATTTCATGGTTAAAATTACCCAAGACATTGCAGCTCATCTTGGCAAGCAGGCATAG